In the Cololabis saira isolate AMF1-May2022 chromosome 7, fColSai1.1, whole genome shotgun sequence genome, one interval contains:
- the LOC133447728 gene encoding protocadherin alpha-2-like — MGNEEYAWIRFAVLLCLWDCCFSQLSYSIFEEVNKDYVVGNIAKDLNLNTRELETRDLRIVSSYSKNYFNVNLRTGNLFVNERIDREELCSKMAECSLRIQAVLSDPMTVHGIEIAVLDMNDNSPEFIEQSYSLNIFESVSLGERYLLPIAEDLDVGSNSIKSYKLSQNEHFSLDVQSGGEHGMSAELVLDKVLDREKQPVLNLVLTAVDGGKPHRSGTLLITVNVLDANDNTPAFSTFLYKVQISENTARGTMVMKLNATDLDEGINSKIIYSFIKRGNSDPSNVFDLDSETGEITVRGDLDYEETPAYDVRIQAKDQGTPPRSAHAKLLIEITDVNDNAPEISVTSLMTPVREDAELGTIVALITVRDKDGGRNGMIKCNIVGSILFKLKSNYKNDYSLVVNAPLDRENTSLHNISVRAIDEGNPPLSSILVISVDVSDVNDNAPRFMESIINVYIKENIPVGSVINRITAFDPDQDANAKVSYKLLDSSSRNIPISSFFNINSETGDIVNLQFLNYEETKMFPFKVQATDTGVPPLSSNVTVNVFILDENDNSPVILAPYSEHGSAYTETIPYTAEAGYFVAKIRAVDADSGYNALLSYHLTEPKGNNLFRIGTSTGEIRTKRRMSDNDLKSHPLVILVSDDGEPSLSTTMSIDVVVIENTADIQTQLRNVPLKEDNFTDLNLYLLIAIASVSVIFLLSLISLIAVRCHRTDGDFSRYSAPMITTNPDGSWSYSKATQQYDVCFSSDTLKSDVVVFPGPFPPVDGELISINGGDTFTRTQTLPSKEKVGHFSNSK; from the coding sequence aTGGGGAACGAGGAATATGCCTGGATTCGTTTTGCGGTGCTGCTCTGTCTCTGGGACTGCTGTTTTTCGCAATTATCCTACTCCATTTTTGAGGAGGTGAACAAAGACTACGTGGTGGGGAATATCGCAAAGGATTTGAATTTGAATACACGTGAGCTAGAAACCAGGGATCTGCGTATTGTTTCCAGTTACAGTAAGAACTATTTTAACGTGAATTTAAGGACTGGAAACCTCTTTGTAAACGAGAGAATAGACAGAGAAGAGCTGTGCTCGAAAATGGCAGAATGCTCCCTTAGAATACAGGCTGTTCTGAGCGATCCAATGACTGTACACGGCATTGAGATCGCTGTTTTAGACATGAATGACAACTCGCCAGAGTTTATTGAACAGTCATATTcgttaaacatttttgaatctGTGTCTCTGGGAGAACGTTATCTTCTTCCAATAGCAGAAGATTTAGATGTCGGTAGCAACTCAATAAAGAGCTACAAGCTGAGTCAAAATGAACATTTCTCTCTTGACGTGCAGAGTGGCGGTGAACACGGTATGTCTGCCGAGCTAGTCCTTGACAAAGTTTTAGATCGAGAAAAGCAGCCCGTTCTTAATCTTGTCCTAACCGCTGTGGATGGAGGAAAACCTCACAGATCTGGTACATTGCTGATAACAGTAAACGTGTTAGATGCTAATGATAATACACCAGCGTTTAGCACATTTCTTTATAAAGTACAAATTAGTGAAAATACTGCACGAGGAACAATGGTAATGAAATTAAATGCAACGGATTTAGACGAGGGCATTAATAGTAAGATCATCTACTCTTTTATCAAACGAGGCAATTCTGATCCATCAAACGTTTTTGATCTTGATTCGGAAACGGGAGAGATTACTGTGAGGGGTGATCTTGATTATGAAGAAACGCCTGCTTATGATGTAAGAATTCAAGCAAAAGACCAAGGCACCCCTCCGCGTAGTGCACATGCTAAACTGCTGATAGAGATTACTGATGTGAATGACAATGCCCCTGAAATATCTGTGACGTCATTGATGACACCTGTACGAGAGGACGCAGAACTGGGGACAATCGTTGCTTTGATTACAGTTAGAGATAAAGATGGAGGGAGGAATGGCATGATAAAATGCAACATAGTTGGATCTATTTTGTTTAAACTCAAATCCAACTATAAAAACGACTATTCATTAGTAGTAAATGCACCGCTGGACAGAGAAAACACTTCTCTTCACAATATAAGTGTTAGAGCTATAGATGAAGGTAATCCACCTCTGTCCAGCATTCTGGTCATTAGTGTTGATGTTTCTGACGTAAATGATAATGCACCTCGATTTATGGAGTCCATAATCAATGTttacataaaagaaaatatcCCAGTGGGCTCAGTTATTAACAGAATAACTGCATTCGATCCAGATCAAGATGCTAATGCAAAAGTTAGCTACAAATTGCTAGACAGTTCTTCAAGAAATATtcccatttcatctttttttaatatcaacTCAGAGACTGGAGATATAGTTAATCTGCAATTTTTAAACTATGAAGAGACAAAGATGTTCCCCTTCAAAGTTCAAGCCACAGACACTGGTGTTCCTCCACTCAGTAGCAACGTGACTGTCAACGTTTTTATTCTTGATGAGAATGACAACAGTCCTGTGATTCTAGCACCATATTCTGAGCATGGATCAGCTTACACTGAGACCATCCCCTACACTGCTGAAGCTGGATACTTTGTGGCCAAGATCAGGGCTGTGGATGCAGACTCTGGATACAATGCGCTGCTTTCGTATCATCTGACTGAGCCCAAAGGAAACAATCTGTTCAGGATCGGAACCAGCACTGGAGAAATCAGGACTAAGAGGAGAATGAGTGACAATGACCTGAAATCTCACCCCTTGGTGATTTTGGTTTCCGATGATGGAGAACCTTCTCTGTCAACTACCATGTCTATTGATGTGGTTGTGATTGAAAACACAGCTGACATCCAGACTCAGTTAAGAAATGTACCTTTGAAAGAGGACAACTTCACGGATTTGAATTTGTATCTGTTAATCGCAATTGCGTCGGTGTCAGTGATCTTTCTGCTGAGTCTCATCAGTTTAATAGCTGTCAGATGCCACAGAACTGATGGCGATTTTAGCAGGTACAGTGCCCCGATGATCACCACCAACCCTGATGGGAGCTGGTCTTATTCTAAAGCTACTCAGCAGTATGACGTTTGCTTTAGTTCGGACACACTGAAGAGTGACGTGGTGGTGTTTCCTGGCCCGTTTCCACCTGTAGATGGTGAACTGATCAGTATTAATGGAGGAGACACTTTTACTCGGACACAGACTTTACCCAGCAAAGAAAAGGTAGGGCATTTTTCGAATtcgaaataa
- the LOC133447576 gene encoding protocadherin alpha-2-like produces the protein MMNMRRKKRCVWIPFFALLCLCDWSVSQITYSISEEVNKGTVVGNIAKDLNLNLKDIETRDLRIVSDFKETYFDVNLRTGNLFVDERIDREELCPDMVKCSIIMQAALSNPMNVHRVEVDIIDINDNSPFFIEQSHVLNISESLSPGERYLLPAAVDTDIGSNAVKSYKLSQNAHFSLDVQSGGEHSVSAELVLQRVLDREKEPVINLILTAIDGGKPPRSGTLQLTVNVIDVNDNTPVFTNSLYKVRVVENSAPGAVVVRLNATDLDEGINSKILYFFTKRGNIDPSIIFDLNSETGEITVKGNIDYEETRAYELRVQAMDQGSSPRTAHAKLLIEVIDQNDNAPEISVTSQVTPVNEGAELETIVAFITVNDKDGGTNGATKCNVVGSVPFKLKSNYKNYYSLVVNGPLDRENISIFNISIIATDEGNPPLSSTRLITVHVADVNDNAPRFMEPVINVHVKENTPVGSVISKINALDPDQDTNAKVSYKLQSSPKNIHISSVLNINSETGEIVSLQPFNYEESKMFQFKVQATDAGVPPLSSNVTVNVFVLDENDNNPTILEPYAEHGSVNTETIPYTAEAGYFVAKIRAVDADAGYNALLSYHLTEPKGNNLFKIGTSTGEIRTKRRMSDNDLKSHPLVILVSDDGEPSLSTTMSIDVVVIENTADIQTQLRNVPLKEDNFTDLNLYLLIAIVSVSVIFLLSLISLIAVRCHRTDGAFSRYSAPMITTNPDGSWSYSKATQQYDVCFSSDTLKSDVVVFPGPFPPVDGELISINGGDTFTRTQTLPSKEKVGHFWNSELKHLIKDQKSDMKNHSAL, from the coding sequence ATGATGAATATGCGAAGAAAAAAACGATGTGTCTGGATACCATTTTTTGCACTCCTTTGTCTCTGTGACTGGTCGGTTTCACAGATAACGTATTCGATTTCCGAGGAAGTAAACAAAGGCACCGTCGTGGGGAATATCGCAAAGGATTTAAACCTCAACCTAAAAGACATCGAGACCAGGGATCTACGTATTGTATCAGATTTCAAAGAGACATATTTTGACGTGAATTTACGGACAGGGAACCTATTTGTTGATGAAAGAATAGACAGAGAAGAGCTTTGTCCAGATATGGTAAAATGCTCCATCATAATGCAAGCTGCTTTAAGTAATCCAATGAATGTACATCGCGTTGAGGTCGACATTATTGATATAAACGATAACTCGCCCTTCTTTATTGAGCAATCACACGTATTGAACATCTCAGAATCACTGTCACCGGGAGAACGCTATCTTCTCCCTGCAGCAGTTGATACGGACATAGGAAGCAACGCGGTGAAGAGCTACAAGCTGAGTCAAAATGCACATTTTTCTCTTGATGTTCAGAGCGGCGGAGAGCACAGTGTGTCGGCTGAGCTAGTGCTACAGCGGGTGTTGGATAGAGAAAAGGAACCAGTAATTAATCTCATTCTGACCGCTATAGATGGAGGTAAACCACCAAGATCAGGGACTTTGCAGTTAACTGTTAATGTAATAGATGTCAACGACAATACCCCGGTATTCACTAATTCTCTTTATAAAGTGCGCGTTGTAGAAAATTCTGCACCTGGAGCAGTTGTTGTCAGATTAAATGCAACAGATTTAGATGAAGGCATAAACAGTAAGATCTTGTATTTCTTCACCAAAAGGGGAAATATTGATCCATCCATTATTTTTGATCTGAATTCAGAAACGGGGGAAATAACGGTAAAAGGGAACATAGATTATGAAGAAACGCGTGCTTATGAATTAAGAGTTCAAGCAATGGATCAAGGATCCTCTCCTCGTACTGCACATGCTAAACTGCTGATCGAAGTAATTGATCAGAATGACAACGCTCCAGAAatatctgtgacatcacaggttACGCCTGTAAATGAAGGCGCAGAATTGGAGACAATTGTTGCTTTTATTACAGTGAACGATAAAGATGGTGGAACAAACGGCGCAACAAAATGTAACGTAGTTGGATCTGTTCCCTTTAAACTAAAATCAAACTATAAAAATTACTATTCGTTGGTAGTAAATGGACCACTGGACAGAGAAAACATTTCTATTTTCAATATCAGTATTATAGCTACTGATGAAGGAAATCCACCGCTATCCAGCACCCGGCTCATTACGGTTCATGTTGCTGACGTCAATGACAACGCACCTCGATTTATGGAGCCAGTGATCAATGTTCATGTCAAAGAAAATACCCCTGTAGGCTCAGTTATTtctaaaataaatgcattggATCCAGATCAAGATACTAATGCTAAAGTTAGCTATAAATTACAAAGTTCCCCAAAGAATATTCATATTTCATCCGTTTTAAATATCAATTCAGAGACTGGAGAAATAGTCAGTCTGCAACCTTTCAACTATGAGGAGTCGAAGATGTTTCAGTTTAAAGTTCAGGCCACAGACGCTGGTGTTCCTCCTCTCAGCAGCAACGTGACTGTCAACGTTTTTGTTTTGGACGAAAATGATAATAATCCAACAATACTGGAGCCCTATGCGGAACATGGTTCGGTTAACACTGAAACCATCCCCTACACTGCTGAAGCTGGATACTTTGTGGCCAAGATCAGAGCTGTGGACGCAGACGCTGGATACAATGCACTGCTTTCTTATCATCTGACTGAGCCTAAAGGAAACAACTTGTTCAAGATAGGAACCAGCACTGGGGAAATCAGGACTAAGAGGAGAATGAGTGACAATGACCTGAAATCTCATCCCTTGGTGATTTTGGTTTCCGATGATGGAGAACCTTCTCTGTCAACTACCATGTCTATTGATGTGGTTGTGATTGAAAACACAGCTGACATCCAGACTCAGTTAAGAAATGTACCTTTAAAAGAGGACAACTTCACGGATTTGAATTTGTATCTGCTGATCGCAATTGTGTCGGTGTCAGTGATCTTTCTGCTGAGTCTCATCAGTTTAATAGCTGTGAGATGCCACAGAACTGATGGCGCTTTTAGCCGATACAGCGCACCTATGATCACCACCAACCCTGATGGGAGCTGGTCTTATTCTAAAGCTACTCAGCAGTATGACGTTTGCTTTAGTTCGGACACACTGAAGAGTGACGTGGTGGTGTTTCCTGGCCCGTTTCCACCTGTAGATGGTGAACTGATCAGTATTAATGGAGGAGACACTTTTACTCGGACTCAGACTTTACCCAGCAAAGAAAAGGTAGGCCATTTTTGGAATTCAGAACTAAAACATTTGATTAAAGACCAAAAAAGTGACATGAAAAACCATTCTGCACTTTGA